The Methanomassiliicoccales archaeon DNA segment TCGTGAGGGCGGATGCCGAGGGCAGCCTGACCGACAACGAGGCCAAGCGTCGCATCCTGACCTTAGCTGGTGTGCAGCAGAAAGAAGCTGGAGCGAAGGAGAGCGACCTGAGCTTGCTCATCACCGATTGCATCGAGGCGCATCCGGAGGTCCTGGCCGATTACCGCAAGAACCCCAAGGCGGCCAACATGATCATCGGGCATATGATGAAGGAGAGCAAGGGGCGCCACTCATCGAAAGAGGTAGTGGAAGAGGTAAAAAAGGAATTGGATAAAAGGGTTTAGTCTTCCTTGTCCTCTTCGGCCAGACAGAGAAGCTGCAGCTCGGTGAGCTTGGCCTCCTCCACCTTCGTTGGCGCGCCGTCAAGCAGGGACTGGAACTTCTTGTTCTTGGGGAAGGCGATCACATCGCGTATGCTCTCGCAGCCCAGCAATATGGAGCACAGGCGGTCCATGCCCATGCCGATGCCGCCGTGGGGCGGGGCGCCGTACTCCAAAGCTTCCAGGAAGAAGTCGAACTCCCGCTGCATGGTCTCCTCGTCCATGCCCAGGATGCGGAACATACGACGCTGCATCTCCGGGTCGTGGTTCCTCAGGGAACCGGAGCCAATCTCGCTGCCGTCCAGGACCAGGTCGTAGGAGTGGCCTATGGCCTTCTCGCAATCCTTGCCCTCCGGGATGACGTCACCGACAGGTCGCACGAACGGATGATGGAAACTGGTCAGACCGCCGGTCGCCGGGTCCTTCTGGAACAGAGGGCAGGATACCAGCCAGATGAACTGATGGGCTTTTCCGTCCAGCAGCCCCAGGTCCCGGGCCAGCTTAAGGCGCAGCTGTCCGCCGGCCTTGAGCGTGGATTCCCGCGGTCCGGCCAGGAACAGCAATAGATCGCCGTTCTCGGCCCCGGTCCTTTCGGCCAGGGCGGTCCGGACGCTCTCCGGGAAGTACTTCACGATGTTAGAGCTCAGTCCCTCCGGGGTCATGCGCATCCAGGTGAGCCCTCCCATGCCCTGGGACTTGGCCCACTCTATGAGCCGGTCCACCTGCTTGCGCCCCACCGAGCCGTCGGCGTCCTGCTCCTTGAGCATGGACGACTTCAAGTTGATGCAGGTGACCACACCTCCCTTGGCCAGGATCTTCTGGAATATCTCGTAGGGAGCTTCCCTGACCAGGTCGGTCACCTCCTTCATCTCCAGGCCGAAGCGCACGTCCGGGGCGTCCGTGCCATACTTGGCCAGGGCGTCCTTGAGGCTGATGCGCGGGAACGGGGTTGAGAGCGTCTCGTTGAACATGTCCTTCCACACGGAGACGTACATGCGCTCCACTATGCTCAGGATATCCTCCATCTCCACGAAGGACATCTCCAGGTCCAACTGGGTGAACTCCGGCTGGCGGTCCGCGCGGCTGTCCTCGTCGCGGAAGCAGCGGGCGATCTGGAAGTAACGCTCCACCCCTCCGACCATCAGCATCTGCTTGTAGAGCTGCGGTGACTGCGGCAGGGCGTAGAACTGCCCGGGCATGGTGCGGGAGGGGACCAGGAAGTCCCTGGCGCCTTCGCGGCTGCTGCGGGTCAACATGGGCGTCTCCACTTCCATGAAATCCTCGTTCTCGAGGAAATGGCGGGTGCTCGAGATGATCTTGGAACGGAACCTGAGGTTGGCGTTCATCTCCTTCCGTCTCAGGTCCAGGTAACGGTACTTCAGGCGCAGGTCCTCGCCAGGCAGCATGGAGTTCTTCTGCTCGGCCACCTCGAAGGGTATGACCTTGGAGCGGCTGAGCACCTTGGCCTTCTCGATGAGGACCTCGATCTGTCCAGTAGGGTTGCGCGGGTCGGCGGTGCCCTCCACGCGGTCCCTGACCACGCCGGTGACGGTCAGGACGAACTCCCGACCGATATTATTCAAGGAAGTCTCCAACCGTTCCAAGTCCCCGCTGTTGGTGGCCTCAGGGTCGAACACCGCCTGGGTGCTCCCGTGGGAGTCAGCTATGTCGTAGAAGAGCACGCCCCCATGGTCCCTGTAGAACCTTACCCAACCGGCGAGGGTCACTCGCTTGCCAAGGTCATCCTTACTCAATTGTCCACAATGGTGTGTCCTCAACATTTCCATTCCTCTGGTTGGATATGGTCGGTGAGGCGGAGTAACGTGGATTCCCTATTAAATCCTTGTCCATTTAAAATAGAGCAAAATGCCCACATATGGCAATAAAATAATGATATTATTGTCACAATGACAACATGCAAATAATAAGACGGACGGAATGTGTTTAAAAGAACCTCATTCCTGTTCAGCGTGGCTGAAGTCCGGCAGGAAGTTGAACGGGTCCTTGATCACGTTCAGTATGACGTA contains these protein-coding regions:
- the aspS gene encoding aspartate--tRNA ligase encodes the protein MLRTHHCGQLSKDDLGKRVTLAGWVRFYRDHGGVLFYDIADSHGSTQAVFDPEATNSGDLERLETSLNNIGREFVLTVTGVVRDRVEGTADPRNPTGQIEVLIEKAKVLSRSKVIPFEVAEQKNSMLPGEDLRLKYRYLDLRRKEMNANLRFRSKIISSTRHFLENEDFMEVETPMLTRSSREGARDFLVPSRTMPGQFYALPQSPQLYKQMLMVGGVERYFQIARCFRDEDSRADRQPEFTQLDLEMSFVEMEDILSIVERMYVSVWKDMFNETLSTPFPRISLKDALAKYGTDAPDVRFGLEMKEVTDLVREAPYEIFQKILAKGGVVTCINLKSSMLKEQDADGSVGRKQVDRLIEWAKSQGMGGLTWMRMTPEGLSSNIVKYFPESVRTALAERTGAENGDLLLFLAGPRESTLKAGGQLRLKLARDLGLLDGKAHQFIWLVSCPLFQKDPATGGLTSFHHPFVRPVGDVIPEGKDCEKAIGHSYDLVLDGSEIGSGSLRNHDPEMQRRMFRILGMDEETMQREFDFFLEALEYGAPPHGGIGMGMDRLCSILLGCESIRDVIAFPKNKKFQSLLDGAPTKVEEAKLTELQLLCLAEEDKED